A single genomic interval of Rosistilla ulvae harbors:
- the cmoB gene encoding tRNA 5-methoxyuridine(34)/uridine 5-oxyacetic acid(34) synthase CmoB — protein sequence MMLGIEGLLAELESEGHAGWAETLRQRAREFEHDAAHGLWPQWTQAIRDLPAVEAVTADFSLPAVTLSGEISPEDQQRLREQLRLFHPWRKGPFDLFGIAIDTEWRSDWKWARVAPHLDLRDASVLDVGCGNGYYGWRMLAAGARRVIGLDPFPLYIAQHRVVEHYVGGSASHVLPGTDADLPKRLEAFDVAFSMGVLYHRTSPIDHLKSMLQSLRPGGKLVLETLIIDHPDSQVLIPEGRYAKMRNVWFIPSLTMLERFLSRCGFRDIEVVDVCVTTTEEQRRTEWMEFESLSDFLSPDQTTTIEGHPLPTRATVVASRG from the coding sequence ATGATGTTGGGTATCGAAGGACTGTTGGCCGAATTGGAATCCGAGGGACACGCTGGCTGGGCGGAAACGCTGCGTCAGCGGGCTCGCGAATTCGAGCACGATGCGGCGCATGGGCTGTGGCCGCAGTGGACTCAGGCGATTCGTGATCTTCCCGCGGTCGAAGCGGTTACGGCCGACTTCTCGCTGCCGGCGGTAACGCTTTCCGGCGAGATCAGCCCGGAGGATCAGCAGCGATTGCGTGAACAACTGCGACTGTTTCATCCCTGGCGAAAGGGCCCGTTCGATCTGTTCGGGATCGCCATCGATACCGAATGGCGCAGCGATTGGAAGTGGGCTCGCGTTGCGCCACATCTCGATTTACGGGATGCCAGCGTCTTGGATGTCGGTTGTGGCAACGGGTATTACGGTTGGCGAATGCTCGCCGCCGGGGCGCGTCGCGTGATCGGCTTGGATCCCTTTCCGCTCTACATCGCGCAGCATCGAGTGGTCGAACACTACGTGGGCGGTTCGGCGTCCCACGTTCTTCCCGGCACCGACGCCGATCTTCCGAAGCGGTTGGAGGCGTTTGACGTCGCCTTTTCGATGGGCGTTTTGTATCACCGCACCAGCCCGATCGATCACCTGAAATCGATGCTCCAGTCGCTGCGACCGGGAGGGAAATTGGTGCTGGAAACGTTGATCATCGACCATCCCGATTCGCAGGTTCTGATCCCCGAAGGGCGTTACGCCAAGATGCGGAACGTCTGGTTTATCCCATCGCTGACGATGCTCGAGCGTTTTCTTTCCCGTTGTGGATTCCGCGATATCGAAGTCGTCGACGTCTGTGTCACGACGACCGAAGAACAGCGGCGGACTGAGTGGATGGAGTTCGAATCGCTGTCCGATTTCCTCTCTCCGGATCAAACGACCACGATCGAAGGACACCCGCTGCCAACCCGCGCAACCGTCGTCGCCTCACGCGGTTAA
- the cmoA gene encoding carboxy-S-adenosyl-L-methionine synthase CmoA: MSQDDIYALPLENVGDFQFDRRVVDVFPDMISRSVPGYGSILSMIGELAQQYAVADTNIYDLGCSLGAATRIISRRVPSSCTIQAVDSSSAMIARLRELLAAEAIQGCEVALHEADLAAVPIDRASFVVLNFTLQFVPAAERRSVLQTIFDGMLPGGALILSEKISFDDPQEQLRLTELHHAFKRANGYSELEIAQKRTALEKMMVPETLATHRTRLADVGFATVVPWFQCFNFTSILAVKG; this comes from the coding sequence GTGTCCCAAGACGATATCTACGCGCTCCCCCTCGAAAACGTTGGCGACTTTCAGTTCGACCGACGCGTTGTCGATGTCTTCCCCGACATGATCTCGCGGAGCGTTCCCGGGTACGGTTCGATCCTTTCGATGATCGGCGAACTGGCCCAGCAATACGCCGTCGCCGACACGAACATCTACGACCTGGGATGTTCGCTGGGGGCGGCGACGCGGATCATCAGCCGACGCGTCCCCAGCAGTTGCACGATCCAGGCGGTCGATTCCTCCTCCGCGATGATCGCCCGGTTGCGAGAACTGTTGGCCGCCGAAGCGATCCAAGGATGTGAGGTCGCGTTGCACGAAGCCGATCTGGCCGCGGTGCCGATCGATCGAGCCAGCTTTGTCGTGCTCAACTTCACTTTGCAATTTGTCCCCGCGGCGGAGCGGCGATCGGTTCTGCAAACGATCTTCGACGGAATGTTGCCCGGCGGCGCGTTGATCCTTTCGGAGAAGATCAGCTTCGACGATCCGCAGGAACAATTGCGGCTGACCGAACTGCATCATGCTTTCAAACGAGCCAACGGCTACAGCGAACTCGAGATCGCTCAAAAACGGACGGCGCTCGAAAAGATGATGGTCCCCGAGACGCTTGCGACGCATCGCACCCGGCTTGCCGACGTCGGCTTCGCGACCGTCGTTCCTTGGTTCCAGTGCTTTAATTTCACATCGATCCTGGCGGTCAAAGGATGA
- a CDS encoding deoxyhypusine synthase family protein translates to MSNISKFMDDHFRHFNARETVAAAQAYKDQLASGNKMMVSLAGAMSTGEIGRSLAEMIRQDKVHAISCTAANLEEDIFNLMAHDEYKIVPNWRALSTEDEVELLNQGFNRVTDTCIPETVMRNIEGRLLTLWKDAADNDRPRFPYEFMYELLDDPTLEPLFQIPKENSWMLAAKEKGLPIFVPGIEDSTLGNIFAARVTQGVVSSHRAMRSGTEQMSKLIGWYQEQTNSGAEIGFFQVGGGIAGDFAICVVPTMIQDLKLDIPLWSYFCQISDAVTSYGGYSGAVPNEKITWCKLSGEAPKFMIQSDASIVAPLMFAYILGW, encoded by the coding sequence ATGTCAAACATTTCCAAATTCATGGACGACCATTTTCGCCACTTCAACGCTCGGGAGACCGTCGCGGCGGCGCAGGCTTATAAAGATCAGTTGGCCTCGGGCAACAAGATGATGGTTTCGCTGGCTGGAGCGATGAGCACCGGCGAGATCGGCCGTTCGTTGGCTGAAATGATTCGCCAAGACAAGGTCCACGCGATCAGCTGCACCGCGGCCAACCTGGAAGAAGACATCTTCAACCTGATGGCTCACGACGAATACAAGATCGTCCCCAACTGGCGTGCCCTGTCGACTGAAGACGAAGTCGAATTGCTCAACCAGGGTTTTAATCGCGTCACCGACACCTGCATCCCCGAAACCGTGATGCGGAACATCGAAGGCCGCCTGCTGACGCTTTGGAAAGACGCCGCCGACAACGATCGGCCGCGATTCCCGTACGAATTCATGTACGAACTGTTGGACGATCCGACGCTGGAACCACTGTTCCAGATTCCGAAAGAGAACAGCTGGATGCTGGCCGCCAAAGAGAAGGGCTTGCCGATCTTTGTCCCCGGCATCGAAGATTCGACTCTGGGCAACATCTTTGCAGCACGCGTGACGCAGGGCGTCGTCAGTTCGCACCGCGCGATGCGCAGCGGAACCGAACAGATGTCGAAACTGATCGGTTGGTATCAGGAACAGACCAACAGCGGTGCGGAGATTGGTTTCTTCCAAGTCGGCGGCGGGATCGCTGGCGATTTCGCGATCTGCGTCGTGCCGACAATGATCCAAGATCTGAAGCTGGACATTCCACTGTGGAGCTACTTCTGCCAGATCAGCGACGCCGTGACCAGCTACGGCGGCTACAGCGGCGCCGTCCCTAACGAAAAGATCACCTGGTGCAAACTGTCGGGCGAAGCGCCGAAGTTCATGATCCAGAGCGACGCATCGATCGTCGCCCCACTGATGTTCGCCTACATCTTGGGCTGGTAG
- a CDS encoding phosphatidate cytidylyltransferase — MALIYLDHRFPTGGLWLLPLLLFFSVGTAIDVTRLWRSANYPVRPLPTKIGVAIVVLIASVPMLWPLSGELYPADCPVGRLGWISVGAIVALGLAIGNEMFRYRPGETGAAGCVMTASFTILYIGVPMAFLVAIRCLGSSHWGLAALISLVAATKAADAGAYFTGRAIGRHKLIPRLSPGKTIEGALGGVAASIGVSFAMFHWLIPALTGTPIDYPIWGPIAFGLVCSNCGMFGDLAESLMKRDSGAKDSGNLLPGLGGVWDVTDSLIATALPGFLCFAIGVAGAPV; from the coding sequence GTGGCCCTGATTTACCTCGACCATCGCTTCCCTACCGGCGGGCTTTGGTTGCTTCCGCTGCTATTGTTCTTTTCCGTCGGGACCGCGATCGATGTGACGCGATTGTGGCGGAGTGCCAATTATCCAGTTCGTCCCTTGCCGACGAAAATCGGAGTTGCGATCGTCGTCTTGATCGCAAGCGTTCCCATGTTGTGGCCGCTGTCGGGCGAGCTCTATCCCGCCGATTGTCCAGTTGGACGACTGGGCTGGATCTCGGTCGGAGCGATTGTTGCGCTGGGGCTCGCGATCGGGAATGAGATGTTTCGCTATCGCCCGGGCGAGACGGGAGCTGCCGGTTGCGTGATGACAGCTTCGTTTACGATCCTCTACATCGGAGTGCCGATGGCATTCCTGGTGGCGATTCGATGCTTGGGATCTTCCCACTGGGGACTGGCCGCATTGATCAGTCTGGTCGCGGCGACGAAAGCTGCCGATGCGGGAGCCTATTTCACCGGCCGTGCGATCGGACGACATAAGCTGATCCCGCGGCTGAGTCCCGGCAAGACGATCGAAGGTGCGCTCGGCGGCGTCGCGGCTTCGATCGGCGTCAGCTTTGCGATGTTCCACTGGCTGATCCCAGCACTCACCGGCACTCCGATCGATTACCCGATCTGGGGCCCGATCGCCTTTGGGCTGGTCTGCAGCAATTGCGGGATGTTTGGCGACCTAGCCGAATCGTTGATGAAACGCGACTCGGGAGCCAAAGACAGCGGCAATCTGCTACCCGGCCTCGGCGGCGTCTGGGACGTCACCGATTCGTTGATCGCCACCGCCCTGCCCGGCTTCCTCTGCTTCGCGATCGGAGTCGCCGGCGCCCCGGTCTAA
- a CDS encoding chloride channel protein, producing the protein MPAPPHLAQTLRSRTKHFRSSSRSLFLAVLVGVTVGLGAVVFQFLGHLVVRFSLVQYAGYAPPEATGEGTPFTHPPTTLVPWMIVVVMVCGALVAGWMVYQFAPEAAGPGTDAAIDAFHNQHGKIAARVPFVKTIASAIALGTGTSGGREGPICQIGAGIGSMVAQRLQLSPRDRRILLAAGMGAGVGALFRAPLAGAVFAAEILYSDAELEADVIVPAATSSVIAYSIYTQSLPPEVRFQPLFGIKVEHAISGPLELIPYLMLACALIPVGIAYVQMFYGSQWAFERLPVRPHVRPAIGALFAGIVGVGFYYLAGQQMSALAVLGSGSGTLQEAVHHSLRLGPPLLIAIALVKIVTTSLSIGSGSPGGVFGPSMVIGGCFSAGLGLYLHDWMPNLAPHPEAFAIVGMAGFFAGVSNAPISTIIMVRALTGDFGLLVPTMLVTTITFGFGRRSRLYRKQVPTRMDSPAHRGDFIVDVLDGVQVRGTYRPIDSYSLIHESMSLDEIVHRLADNHQHYFPVVDADRNMVGIFTDDDVRSYLFHDAIWKLANASDVMTTNVVAVTPDDDLNTALGHFTALNLEELPVVEDHQSQRLLGMLRRRETIATYNRRIREHKEGTRE; encoded by the coding sequence ATGCCCGCTCCGCCGCATCTAGCCCAAACGCTCCGCTCGCGCACGAAACACTTCCGATCGTCCAGTCGATCGCTGTTTCTGGCGGTGCTGGTCGGGGTTACCGTCGGTTTGGGAGCTGTCGTTTTTCAGTTCTTGGGCCACCTGGTCGTCAGGTTTTCGTTGGTCCAATACGCCGGCTACGCCCCTCCCGAAGCGACTGGCGAAGGCACTCCCTTCACCCACCCGCCGACGACGCTTGTGCCGTGGATGATCGTGGTCGTGATGGTCTGTGGCGCTCTGGTCGCCGGTTGGATGGTCTACCAATTTGCGCCCGAAGCGGCGGGGCCGGGGACCGATGCGGCGATCGATGCGTTCCACAATCAGCACGGCAAGATCGCCGCCCGAGTTCCGTTTGTCAAAACTATCGCCAGCGCGATCGCATTGGGGACGGGAACCAGCGGCGGCCGCGAGGGACCGATCTGCCAGATCGGGGCGGGGATCGGATCGATGGTCGCCCAACGCTTGCAATTGTCGCCGCGCGACCGGCGGATCTTGTTGGCTGCGGGGATGGGAGCCGGCGTGGGAGCGCTCTTCCGAGCCCCGCTGGCCGGAGCCGTCTTCGCCGCCGAGATCCTCTACAGCGATGCCGAACTGGAAGCCGATGTGATCGTCCCGGCGGCAACTTCGTCGGTGATCGCCTACAGCATTTACACCCAATCGCTCCCGCCGGAAGTCCGTTTTCAGCCGCTGTTTGGGATCAAGGTGGAGCACGCGATCAGTGGTCCGTTGGAGTTGATTCCCTACCTGATGTTGGCCTGTGCTTTGATCCCCGTCGGGATCGCGTATGTGCAGATGTTTTATGGTTCGCAGTGGGCGTTTGAACGCTTGCCCGTGCGGCCTCACGTGCGGCCGGCGATCGGTGCGTTGTTCGCCGGGATCGTCGGAGTCGGCTTCTATTATTTAGCCGGCCAGCAGATGAGTGCGTTGGCGGTGTTGGGGAGCGGTTCGGGGACGCTTCAAGAGGCGGTGCATCATTCGCTGCGATTGGGCCCCCCCCTGTTGATCGCGATCGCGCTGGTCAAGATTGTGACGACTTCGCTTTCGATCGGCAGCGGCAGCCCGGGCGGAGTCTTTGGCCCGTCGATGGTGATCGGCGGTTGCTTCAGCGCCGGGCTGGGACTGTATCTGCACGATTGGATGCCCAACTTGGCTCCTCATCCCGAGGCGTTTGCGATCGTTGGAATGGCTGGCTTTTTTGCGGGCGTTTCCAACGCACCGATCTCGACGATCATCATGGTTCGCGCCCTGACAGGCGACTTTGGACTGCTGGTTCCAACGATGTTGGTCACCACGATCACCTTCGGGTTTGGCCGCCGATCGCGGTTGTATCGCAAACAGGTCCCGACGCGGATGGATTCTCCCGCCCACCGCGGCGACTTTATCGTCGATGTCTTGGACGGCGTGCAGGTCCGCGGAACCTATCGCCCGATCGACAGTTATTCTCTGATTCACGAATCGATGTCGTTGGACGAGATCGTCCATCGTCTGGCCGACAACCACCAACACTACTTCCCCGTCGTCGATGCCGATCGCAACATGGTTGGGATCTTCACCGACGACGACGTCCGGTCGTATCTGTTTCACGATGCGATCTGGAAACTGGCCAACGCCAGCGACGTGATGACAACCAACGTCGTCGCGGTCACTCCCGACGACGACCTGAATACTGCGTTGGGGCATTTCACGGCGCTGAACCTGGAAGAGTTGCCGGTGGTCGAGGATCATCAGTCGCAGCGGCTGCTGGGAATGTTGCGCCGCCGCGAAACGATCGCCACCTACAATCGCCGGATCCGCGAGCACAAAGAGGGCACTCGCGAATAA
- a CDS encoding fatty acid desaturase, protein MSIVMEPEDASPGLNSSQESAPLPTRKQVLAAIPEDCFDRNTFKSSVYMVISIVLTVGSGLLAYLFLPMTWAWLPAWIAYAAVTGTIATGCWVIAHECGHRAFSKHNWYQDAVGFTLHSALLVPYFSWQRSHALHHARTNHMDLGETFVPTRDTTAAGKAWIRWQEIMGDEAFAVVIMAARLLVGWPVYLLTGASGGPARGVTNHFWPAKPFSAAMFPGKWRTKVWLSDLGVLATLALLGWWAYAEGSFLPVLAVYVGPYLFTNAWLVLYTWLQHTDVDVPHFDEDEWTWVKGAFMTIDRPYGPVFDFLHHRIGSTHVAHHIDARIPHYNAVRATEALKNAFPDLYLYDPTPIHKALWKVATHCNVVTKADVGWKFNGKTRG, encoded by the coding sequence GTGTCGATTGTGATGGAACCCGAAGACGCGTCACCAGGGCTGAACAGCTCGCAAGAGAGCGCGCCGCTTCCCACCCGCAAACAAGTTCTGGCGGCGATCCCCGAGGACTGTTTCGATCGAAACACCTTCAAGTCGTCGGTCTACATGGTCATCTCGATCGTGTTAACCGTCGGCAGCGGCCTATTGGCCTACCTGTTCCTGCCGATGACTTGGGCGTGGCTGCCAGCCTGGATTGCGTACGCCGCCGTGACCGGCACGATCGCCACCGGGTGCTGGGTGATCGCCCATGAATGCGGCCACCGCGCGTTCAGCAAACACAACTGGTATCAAGACGCCGTCGGCTTCACCTTGCACTCGGCTCTTCTGGTTCCCTACTTCTCCTGGCAGCGCAGCCATGCTCTGCACCACGCCCGCACCAATCATATGGATCTGGGCGAGACGTTTGTGCCGACCCGCGACACGACTGCGGCGGGGAAGGCTTGGATCCGTTGGCAAGAGATCATGGGAGACGAAGCGTTTGCCGTCGTGATCATGGCCGCACGGCTCTTGGTCGGCTGGCCCGTCTATCTTTTGACGGGTGCCAGCGGCGGACCGGCTCGCGGCGTGACCAATCACTTCTGGCCAGCGAAGCCGTTTTCGGCGGCGATGTTCCCCGGCAAGTGGCGAACTAAGGTTTGGCTGTCCGATTTGGGAGTGCTCGCAACGCTAGCCCTATTGGGTTGGTGGGCGTACGCGGAAGGTTCATTCCTGCCCGTGCTAGCCGTTTATGTCGGCCCCTACCTGTTCACGAATGCTTGGTTGGTCCTTTACACCTGGCTGCAACACACCGATGTCGACGTCCCGCACTTCGATGAAGACGAATGGACCTGGGTTAAAGGGGCTTTCATGACGATCGATCGTCCCTACGGACCGGTCTTCGATTTCTTGCACCATCGGATCGGCAGCACCCACGTCGCCCATCACATCGACGCCCGGATCCCACACTACAACGCGGTCCGTGCGACCGAGGCGCTCAAAAACGCCTTCCCCGATCTCTACCTCTACGATCCCACTCCGATCCACAAAGCCTTGTGGAAAGTGGCGACCCACTGCAATGTGGTCACCAAAGCCGATGTCGGCTGGAAATTCAACGGCAAGACACGGGGCTAA